In Kitasatospora sp. NA04385, a single genomic region encodes these proteins:
- a CDS encoding Ig-like domain-containing protein codes for MCRQFPHRAPASDARPADRDRPRPRIGRRTAVLIATGLLTGAVVPPSAAQQSPDGWSAERRAVLPSGLAIQFDYAAVPGVGVDAAPGKLADRSAGGSPYTDGIRPGDPAETFQAAERRPGADGSWHTLGTLQLSFSRPVRNPRLHVSGLAGTATSKNGSTSTDTRLTVTGGSPAAPALVGRTGWRGWTVGSGELAPAPDAGPLPAADGSGTLELAGTVSTVSLRVEQRSTALDGSTTPPAPLRQAYTVTLDEGLGSAPQDYGNVSHLVSDLFLGQDAATSATRARPGLAQSVESPLQPGPPADPPPPSPDAGPVAPSVEIDGGESRRSPWASPPPPQLQPGRAEYQGADPTLHFPAEAAVGRSYHLDVPVNPGSGPAVLAGWIDFDHNGRFDPLERVQTDVPDGADHAALEWQVPPGATGGDTWVRLRLARSGSQLVAPGGFADSGQVVDQKIALSIGAAKPQVALPVPGTTTRETRPEFRGDGAVPGASIAVQENGTTLCTAKAGNDGSWNCRPDGPLAEGTHTLSPVETTRSGMVLRGDEFRLTVRTTPPTAPVLTLPAYTNDPGLLLTGLGEPGSTVTVTADATGRGEGGELCSTAVAADGTWSCLPVENLADGRYQLTPRAVDGAGNRSDGRAAALTVDTAAPDRPQLTAPGSGELLHTARPALTGRAEPGTTVTVTVATGHGDERTTVCSAVTAPDGTWSCTPGRDLAPGDLTLLPTATDPAGNGTPGDPVPVRVAAPAGGSASTSPSASPSTSPAAEASAGPAAETSATASASASASTSTSADPSPSASASPSASDAPASAPPSFPAVPDVVVPVSPELLPIVVPSTDEPTGASPSPSASVSASPSVAASGTPSASPTSGASPSPSAELSALPSASSSPAVPVSPELLPIVVPPTDEPTGASPSASASVSASPSVAASGTPSASPTSGASPSPSAEASASAEPSASSSPVPPELLPIVVPPTDEPTGASPSASASAAPSSAEGSAEPALTLPVPSDVPSPVVPSVPDKPDVPVVPQPSELLAVGVPSAVQPMDGRVAPEPAPPGAPDRQVALATATPTRGTPVATTPPPVGTPSAAVPTSTRKPSAAATVLSATPPPAGSSSPVAASVPAAPAVSSDPEPVGGDEPAADAPVAGGESASAPSRTQAAPPPDAVAAAHRAAATGWRGLACGALLVAAAVGLLTRRVFGRGSGSRRR; via the coding sequence ATGTGCCGACAGTTCCCCCACCGGGCCCCGGCCTCCGACGCCCGCCCGGCCGACCGTGACCGGCCGCGTCCCAGGATCGGCCGGCGCACCGCCGTCCTGATCGCCACCGGCCTGCTGACCGGCGCCGTCGTGCCGCCGTCGGCCGCCCAGCAGAGCCCGGACGGCTGGTCCGCCGAGCGGCGGGCCGTGCTGCCCTCCGGCCTCGCCATCCAGTTCGACTACGCGGCCGTCCCCGGGGTGGGCGTCGACGCCGCCCCCGGCAAGCTCGCCGACCGCTCCGCCGGCGGCAGCCCCTACACCGACGGCATCCGCCCGGGCGACCCGGCCGAGACCTTCCAGGCGGCCGAGCGCCGCCCCGGCGCCGACGGCTCCTGGCACACCCTCGGCACCCTCCAGCTCTCCTTCTCCCGCCCCGTCCGCAACCCCCGACTGCACGTCAGCGGCCTCGCGGGCACCGCGACTTCGAAGAACGGCAGCACCTCCACCGACACCCGGCTGACCGTCACCGGCGGCAGCCCCGCCGCCCCCGCCCTGGTCGGCCGCACCGGCTGGCGCGGCTGGACGGTCGGCTCCGGCGAGCTGGCCCCCGCCCCCGACGCCGGGCCGCTCCCCGCGGCCGACGGCTCCGGCACCCTCGAACTCGCGGGCACCGTCTCCACCGTGTCGCTGCGCGTCGAGCAGCGCTCCACCGCCCTGGACGGCTCCACCACCCCGCCCGCCCCGCTCCGCCAGGCGTACACCGTCACCCTCGACGAGGGCCTCGGCAGCGCCCCGCAGGACTACGGGAACGTCTCGCACCTGGTGTCCGACCTGTTCCTCGGGCAGGACGCCGCCACCTCGGCGACCAGGGCCCGCCCCGGCCTCGCCCAGTCCGTCGAGTCCCCGCTGCAGCCCGGCCCGCCCGCCGACCCGCCACCGCCGTCCCCCGATGCCGGCCCGGTCGCCCCCAGCGTGGAGATCGACGGCGGGGAGAGCCGCCGCAGCCCCTGGGCCAGCCCGCCCCCGCCGCAGCTCCAGCCCGGCCGCGCCGAGTACCAGGGCGCCGACCCGACGCTGCACTTCCCCGCCGAGGCCGCCGTCGGCCGCTCCTACCACCTGGACGTGCCGGTCAACCCGGGCAGCGGCCCCGCCGTGCTGGCCGGCTGGATCGACTTCGACCACAACGGCCGCTTCGACCCGCTGGAGCGCGTCCAGACCGACGTCCCCGACGGGGCGGACCACGCCGCCCTGGAGTGGCAGGTCCCGCCCGGGGCGACCGGCGGCGACACCTGGGTCCGGCTGCGGCTGGCCCGCAGCGGCTCCCAGCTGGTCGCCCCCGGCGGCTTCGCCGACTCCGGGCAGGTCGTCGACCAGAAGATCGCCCTCTCGATCGGCGCCGCCAAGCCGCAGGTCGCCCTCCCCGTCCCCGGCACCACCACCCGGGAGACCCGCCCCGAGTTCCGCGGCGACGGCGCCGTCCCCGGGGCGAGCATCGCCGTCCAGGAGAACGGCACCACCCTGTGCACCGCCAAGGCCGGCAACGACGGCTCGTGGAACTGCCGCCCCGACGGCCCGCTGGCCGAGGGCACCCACACCCTCTCCCCGGTGGAGACCACCCGCAGCGGCATGGTGCTGCGCGGCGACGAGTTCCGGCTGACCGTCAGGACCACGCCCCCCACCGCGCCCGTGCTCACCCTGCCCGCCTACACCAACGACCCCGGCCTGCTGCTCACCGGGCTCGGCGAGCCCGGCTCCACCGTCACCGTCACCGCGGACGCCACCGGCCGGGGCGAGGGCGGCGAGCTCTGCTCCACCGCGGTCGCCGCCGACGGCACCTGGTCCTGCCTGCCGGTCGAGAACCTCGCCGACGGCCGCTACCAGCTCACCCCGCGCGCCGTCGACGGCGCGGGCAACCGCTCGGACGGCAGGGCGGCCGCCCTCACCGTCGACACCGCCGCCCCCGACCGCCCGCAGCTCACCGCCCCCGGCAGCGGCGAACTCCTGCACACCGCCCGCCCCGCACTCACCGGCCGCGCCGAGCCCGGCACCACCGTCACGGTCACCGTCGCCACCGGCCACGGCGACGAACGCACCACCGTCTGCAGCGCCGTCACCGCCCCCGACGGCACCTGGTCCTGCACCCCCGGCCGCGACCTCGCCCCCGGCGACCTCACCCTCCTCCCCACCGCCACCGACCCGGCGGGCAACGGCACCCCGGGCGACCCGGTGCCGGTCCGCGTCGCCGCCCCGGCGGGCGGGAGTGCGAGTACGAGCCCGAGTGCGAGCCCGAGTACGAGCCCGGCTGCCGAGGCCAGTGCCGGCCCGGCTGCCGAGACGAGCGCGACGGCGAGCGCCAGCGCCAGCGCCAGTACCAGCACCAGCGCCGACCCGAGCCCGAGCGCGTCGGCCTCGCCGTCCGCGTCCGACGCCCCGGCGAGTGCTCCTCCGTCGTTCCCGGCGGTGCCGGACGTGGTGGTGCCGGTGTCTCCGGAGTTGTTGCCGATCGTGGTGCCGTCGACGGACGAGCCGACCGGCGCGAGCCCGAGCCCGAGTGCGTCGGTGTCGGCCTCGCCGTCCGTCGCTGCGTCCGGTACACCGTCGGCGTCGCCGACGAGCGGTGCGAGCCCGAGCCCGAGTGCCGAACTGAGTGCGCTCCCGAGTGCGTCGTCGTCCCCGGCGGTCCCGGTGTCGCCGGAGTTGTTGCCGATCGTGGTGCCGCCGACGGACGAGCCGACCGGCGCGAGCCCGAGTGCGAGTGCGTCGGTGTCGGCCTCGCCGTCCGTCGCTGCGTCCGGTACGCCGTCGGCGTCGCCGACGAGCGGTGCGAGCCCGAGCCCGAGTGCCGAGGCGAGCGCCAGCGCCGAACCGAGTGCGTCGTCGTCCCCGGTGCCGCCGGAGCTGTTGCCGATCGTGGTGCCGCCGACGGACGAGCCGACCGGTGCGAGCCCGTCTGCTTCCGCGTCCGCTGCTCCCTCCTCGGCGGAGGGTTCGGCCGAGCCCGCGCTGACGCTGCCGGTGCCGTCGGACGTGCCGTCGCCGGTGGTGCCGAGTGTGCCGGACAAGCCGGATGTGCCGGTGGTGCCGCAGCCGTCCGAGTTGCTCGCGGTCGGGGTGCCGTCGGCCGTCCAGCCGATGGACGGCCGGGTCGCGCCGGAGCCCGCGCCGCCCGGGGCGCCGGACCGGCAGGTCGCGCTCGCGACGGCCACGCCGACCCGGGGGACGCCGGTCGCGACCACGCCGCCGCCGGTCGGCACGCCGTCGGCCGCGGTGCCGACCTCGACCCGGAAGCCTTCGGCGGCCGCGACGGTGCTGTCCGCCACGCCTCCGCCCGCCGGCTCGTCCTCGCCCGTCGCGGCGTCCGTCCCGGCCGCCCCGGCGGTGTCCTCCGACCCGGAGCCAGTGGGGGGCGACGAGCCCGCCGCGGACGCGCCGGTGGCGGGCGGGGAGTCCGCGTCCGCGCCGTCGCGGACGCAGGCCGCGCCGCCGCCGGACGCGGTGGCGGCGGCGCACCGGGCGGCGGCCACCGGGTGGCGCGGGCTGGCCTGCGGGGCGCTGCTGGTCGCGGCGGCCGTGGGGCTGTTGACCCGTCGGGTGTTCGGCCGGGGGAGTGGCTCCCGGCGTCGCTGA
- a CDS encoding globin family protein: protein MNNHQSGTTAQSLTIGHITLFELVGLSVESAGVTIDPTLIKSSFAAVEPHGSEVTAYFYTHLFEHNPGVRKLFAEHMNEQQDRLWAAIGTLVNKLEDTDTVVNVLQGLGRRHAGYGALPEHFPAVGASLLASLAHFAGDAWTPEIEAAWTALYGVVTDVMSAAMTEEAAG, encoded by the coding sequence ATGAACAACCACCAATCGGGCACTACCGCCCAGTCGTTGACCATCGGTCACATCACCCTGTTCGAATTGGTGGGTTTATCAGTAGAGTCGGCGGGCGTGACGATTGATCCCACTCTCATCAAGAGCAGCTTCGCCGCCGTCGAGCCCCACGGCAGCGAGGTCACCGCCTACTTCTACACGCACCTGTTCGAGCACAACCCGGGCGTGCGCAAGCTCTTCGCCGAGCACATGAACGAGCAGCAGGACCGCCTCTGGGCCGCCATCGGCACCCTGGTCAACAAGCTCGAGGACACCGACACCGTGGTCAACGTGCTCCAGGGCCTGGGCCGCCGGCACGCCGGCTACGGCGCCCTCCCCGAGCACTTCCCCGCCGTCGGCGCCAGCCTGCTCGCCTCCCTCGCCCACTTCGCGGGCGACGCCTGGACCCCGGAGATCGAAGCCGCGTGGACGGCGCTCTACGGCGTCGTCACGGATGTCATGAGCGCGGCGATGACCGAAGAAGCCGCGGGCTGA
- a CDS encoding globin domain-containing protein — MPFDPAVIRASFAVVERRADQLTKFFYAHLFTNNPGVEELFPARLAEQRDRLFAALTQLVVRLEEPEKLTGYLAALGRDHRKFQAAPEHYPAVGASLIAALKHFSGHYWTPEIEKAWLEAFTVISKAMIDAAAAVPDSVPAWWNAEVVDLRRATPDLAVLTLRPDRPYPYTAGQYLTVCSDRRPQVWRPYSVACAPRPDNTLELHVRRVPDGLVSTALVNEVRLGESVRVGPPLGDAVLAPGSDRPLLMVAAGTGWAPVKALLEQLARDGGRPTTVFVAARGDEDQYDLDTVHALVKEHSWLHAVLSAPDRGASRSEAARLLREGLSGYGDCSGHDVHLSGPPDLVPAVRAQLLEQGAESEHVRHDPVTPTFNRSRPLTPAEWFLEERDVPWINRTELG; from the coding sequence GTGCCCTTCGACCCTGCGGTCATCCGCGCCAGCTTCGCCGTCGTCGAGCGCCGCGCCGATCAGCTGACCAAGTTCTTCTACGCCCACCTGTTCACCAACAACCCCGGTGTCGAAGAGCTCTTTCCGGCCAGGCTCGCCGAACAGCGCGACCGCCTGTTCGCCGCACTCACCCAACTCGTGGTGCGGCTGGAGGAGCCGGAGAAACTCACCGGCTACCTGGCGGCACTCGGACGCGACCACCGGAAGTTCCAGGCCGCGCCCGAGCACTACCCCGCCGTCGGCGCCAGCCTGATCGCCGCGCTCAAGCACTTCTCCGGCCACTACTGGACCCCCGAGATCGAGAAGGCCTGGCTCGAGGCCTTCACCGTCATCTCCAAGGCCATGATCGACGCCGCCGCGGCCGTCCCCGACTCCGTCCCGGCCTGGTGGAACGCCGAGGTCGTCGACCTCCGCCGGGCCACCCCCGACCTGGCGGTGCTCACCCTGCGGCCCGACCGGCCGTACCCGTACACCGCCGGCCAGTACCTGACGGTCTGCTCCGACCGTCGCCCGCAGGTCTGGCGGCCCTACTCCGTCGCCTGTGCCCCCCGCCCCGACAACACCCTGGAACTGCACGTCCGCCGGGTCCCCGACGGGCTGGTGTCCACCGCGCTGGTCAACGAGGTCCGGCTCGGCGAGAGCGTCCGGGTCGGGCCGCCGCTCGGCGACGCCGTGCTCGCCCCCGGCTCCGACCGGCCGCTGCTGATGGTCGCGGCCGGTACCGGCTGGGCCCCCGTCAAGGCGCTCCTGGAACAGCTCGCCCGGGACGGCGGGCGGCCCACCACGGTCTTCGTCGCCGCCCGCGGGGACGAGGACCAGTACGACCTGGACACCGTGCACGCCCTGGTCAAGGAACACTCCTGGCTGCACGCCGTGCTCTCCGCACCCGACCGCGGCGCCTCCCGCAGCGAGGCCGCCCGGCTGCTGCGCGAGGGCCTGAGCGGGTACGGGGACTGCTCCGGCCACGACGTCCACCTGTCCGGCCCGCCCGACCTCGTCCCCGCCGTCCGCGCCCAACTCCTGGAGCAGGGCGCCGAGTCCGAACACGTCCGGCACGACCCCGTCACGCCCACCTTCAACCGCAGCCGCCCGCTCACCCCCGCGGAGTGGTTCCTGGAGGAGCGCGACGTGCCCTGGATCAACCGGACCGAACTCGGCTGA
- a CDS encoding response regulator, whose translation MGAPESAALEVARPAAPALPAAPDAAGEDRPQPVGSGLGELLPPRPMGGFQAAFPGAFPGAQAPGQAPAANALPAAGSTPPAVDPTLLNGQRLNGQAPQGGSGETGGPGSALALPGGAPVEGRTPPRPVAELAPARDQAPDGPRPLLVWPEPDPSTRGALETRGFRPVVVASREEVDAQVPQAPAALFVDPLTGPITRTALQSLRTAALAGRVPVLLAAGLGQATRDAAYGADPAVLLRALAPRDGENHAARVLLVESDPEVAAALVASLERRGMHVEHASDENEAVARASSIQPNLVVLDLQRIERRNLGLLDWLRANDRLHRTPLVVYTSADLDPQARAGLRTGENVLFLAERSTTEDVQGRIVELLARIGTLGQPVTAGSGASF comes from the coding sequence GTGGGGGCGCCGGAGTCGGCCGCGCTGGAGGTCGCCCGTCCCGCCGCACCGGCGCTGCCCGCCGCGCCGGACGCCGCCGGGGAGGACCGGCCGCAGCCGGTCGGCAGCGGCCTGGGCGAACTGCTGCCGCCGCGGCCGATGGGCGGCTTCCAGGCCGCTTTCCCGGGCGCGTTCCCAGGTGCCCAGGCGCCCGGCCAGGCGCCCGCCGCGAACGCGCTGCCCGCCGCCGGGAGCACCCCGCCCGCGGTCGACCCGACGCTGCTGAACGGCCAGCGCCTGAACGGGCAGGCCCCGCAGGGCGGCTCCGGCGAGACCGGCGGCCCGGGCTCGGCCCTGGCGCTGCCCGGCGGCGCCCCGGTCGAGGGGCGCACCCCGCCCCGGCCGGTCGCCGAACTCGCCCCCGCCCGCGACCAGGCGCCGGACGGCCCGCGCCCGCTGCTGGTGTGGCCCGAGCCCGACCCGTCCACCCGGGGCGCGCTGGAGACCCGCGGCTTCCGTCCGGTCGTCGTCGCCTCCCGCGAGGAGGTGGACGCGCAGGTGCCGCAGGCCCCCGCCGCGCTGTTCGTCGACCCGCTGACCGGCCCGATCACCCGCACCGCGCTGCAGTCGCTGCGCACCGCCGCACTGGCCGGGCGGGTGCCGGTGCTGCTGGCCGCCGGCCTCGGCCAGGCCACCCGGGACGCCGCGTACGGCGCGGACCCGGCGGTGCTGCTGCGGGCGCTCGCGCCCCGGGACGGCGAGAACCACGCGGCCCGGGTGCTGCTGGTGGAGTCCGACCCGGAGGTCGCGGCGGCGCTGGTGGCCAGCCTGGAGCGGCGCGGCATGCACGTCGAGCACGCCTCCGACGAGAACGAGGCGGTGGCCCGGGCCAGCAGCATCCAGCCGAACCTGGTGGTGCTGGACCTGCAGCGGATCGAGCGCCGCAACCTCGGGCTGCTCGACTGGCTGCGCGCCAACGACCGGCTGCACCGCACCCCGCTGGTCGTCTACACCTCGGCCGACCTGGACCCGCAGGCCCGGGCCGGGTTGCGCACCGGCGAGAACGTGCTGTTCCTCGCCGAGCGCTCCACCACCGAGGACGTGCAGGGCCGGATCGTCGAACTGCTGGCCCGGATCGGCACCTTGGGCCAGCCCGTGACGGCGGGCAGCGGCGCCTCGTTCTGA